Genomic segment of Salvelinus sp. IW2-2015 linkage group LG17, ASM291031v2, whole genome shotgun sequence:
TAGCAGGTCAATGCTATAGTAGTACCTTTAGTGTTGTCCTCTGGGTCACTTTCAGTTCCACTGGTCTCCTCtgttcagagagcgagagagagagtgagagtgtgcgCATGCGAGAtacatagacagagagaaagagcgagacggGAGTGTAATAAAGGGATGAAAGAAAGAGACGTCATAGGAGAGACTGACAGTGTCTTTGTACTGTATTTGTAACAGTGATGTAATGTATCTCAAAACGCTGGGTCTTTACAGAGAGTAGTTTATCTACATCTTGTAGACAAGTTGAAGGGTAATAATTGTCATACCACGAGCTGAACCTCCCTGGCTCTTCACTCTCTTCTTCCCTCGCTTGGTGTCGAAGATCACATGAATCTTGTTGACATACTGCATCACGgaaaccgcacacacacacacacagatatattgATCTGATACAAATAAAAATCACATTCATGTGATATATCATCACACTGATGTTGACATGTCTGGCCACTTAAACAAGTAAAAAAATTGTGGCCAATCAAATAAATGTGATTTAAGCACACTTCCTTGACTGCACTGAAAAAGGTTGTTTTCTAATGGGCAATGGTTTGGTTTGGATAGGGCCATCAGTCAAGTTTCAACTTGAGCAGTAGAATGAGTGACCTGGATCCAGAGCCAAGCACACAGGAAGCTCAGACTTATCTCCAAATTGACAACGGAGTGTAGGCCTACAACACTAGCTTGGCTTCTTTATGTGTAGTCATGCAAACAGACCAATCCACCTAATAGCATGCTTTTCCCACTCAGAGTCAAAATTACATACAACCTCCGTAGTAGTTTGAGGTAATACAATTTCCACTTTGTAGAAAACGCTTAtgaaatgcgtgtgtgtgtttacctgaggCAGTCTGTGTGTTTTATGGATGGTTGTGGGTCGCTTGGGTAAGGCAGGTCTAGGGGGGGCTTCTGTAGGTGAGGGTTGTGTCGCTGCCAGTGAGTCCTTCCTCTCCACCCGCAACGTGAGAGGCTTGGGAGGAAGCTGCGACACAGAAGACAAGGTGTTAATGAAAGATTaaagcatgtttttttatttatattatactAATTGTTTCACATTTCCTGTAACAGCTGTCATTACTACCTTTGGGGTGAGAGGGTTCTGTCTCTGTGCCATGGTCCAGGGTCGGGGACGCCCAATGGGGAGACACATAGAAGGAGACGGCTTGACATCCTCATATGTGTTATCTCTGATCAGGGGTTCAGCTGGACATGATCAAAGGTGAGGGAGATATATGACAtacacagtatacatacagtagatatataGTCCATGACTAAGTCAAAGTGGTCTTAAATGGCTGCCTTTCTTTCTCATCCACCACTGATCAGAAAGGGACTTGACAGGTGTCAATATTGAGAAAATCTATATCCCACCTTTTTCTTTATCAGTTGTTACAAAGAGAGAAATAAGGAAAGAACGGATCTTATATTAAAGGTTCCTGAGAGTGTAAGGCAACCaaaggcatcagcatgcttcagtttggctggcgCCTAGCCGAACCGAACAAGtatgctcgcatactcccttaataaaagaccttcacttgaaaaaacaagaaaaaaaaaagtggcaatagtactgtttgtccattttgagacgccgtaaTCAGAATTGATtgaagataactcaagaaatcgcTCATAAATGTTTATGCTTTTGCCAAAGAGATgttagtcgtgcaattttacatctaactaagctgtttggtgcagtatttttcaatgTGCAAGAAAACGAGTTGTCTCTTGTTGTTCTTCTTTGGGGCTGGGTTGGCAGATCACGTCCAACTTAAAATGGTGCATACACAGCCAACTGCTGTTCTAACgtgtgaggccagtcacggcCTACCTACATTAAATTATCTTAATTATTCCTGTtcctaaaagtaaaaaaatataaataaattgcaCCAGCAACTAACCCTACAGCTATATACCactatttcataaaaatataaatcTCCACCCCATTACCTCTTCTGCAGTAACATCTCATACATCCAGGTACTTCTCTGCAACTGccacctacactcattaaaaacccactaccccattccactaGTTTGACCCAATCTGTTCCTAAACCATGCCAACTGCCTGGGTGGACGGACACCCcccctcaacacaccctgtaactcttctgaagtaaAATCTTGTATatccaaatacttctctgcagcttcCCCcaaaacatctattttctgtgatttattttccatttctTACTGAAGAGTaactcactccatccctctgtaCTGGCACAAATCTACTGCTCACTGGGATCCTCTCAAGATCCCTCACCCCATCCTCCTCcattttcttcactgcctcagcattgGACAccctctgcactactctgaccaaTTCCATCTGCCTCTCTCACACCTgacacttctgatccccagcaacatgagcACCCCTACAATTGTcacacacaactttatccaccaaaactacacaatcctctggccctcctgcacacttcccacatatTTCAATCTCCCTCCTCCATACTGTTGCAACATGACCATTAACGTTGCACCTGAAACAGAGCAGTGGATTCTGGACAAAAGCGCTAATAGaataactgatatatcctaacatgacttgGTCTGGTAGACTGACTCAAAACACAAAAGGACTGACAATGACTcatctgtttcaccacgctccccACCAGCTCTGTGTTGCACCAAATTGCTCCAACTCCACACTTAACGCTACCCCAGAAATGACTCCTTTCAATTGTGCCCTAttcctaagagcaaagcaagaaacagatTTTGACCTAAGTTGCATGACACGAAGTGCCTTCTCCCTCTGGTCAGAagtaacacaaacaaatatcacaagtccactacaggttaccttcactaATTCAACTACACCTAACTCCATTCTctcccaccctgaaaccacaaatggatctgcCAAAAGATAAGGGTCCACTTTCTCCAAAATGTTGCTCCTACTGGTCCAGATTCTTCTTTATCGTGTCTGACGCCATTCTTCCTCAACATACATCTTCCCACTACACTcggctcttcttcttcctccctgtCTAAAATCACATCTGTCCGTTCACCATGCTCTTCATCCACTGCATTGCTTACAGAGCATGCACTGATggcatttctccaaaacacaacttCTGTTCTTTAGTCAATTTTGCATGTCTGGCTATTTCTGACCTCTCAATGTTCTCGtgtctcgttgaatgacaacaaagactttattgaagaatccctactgttgacccaTCACCAACGAAGGGACGTAGACTTCGGCTCCAAACTTCGGCTTGTCTCCAGAAGAAACGTGTGCCCGAACAGCCAAACAAAactcaccgaagtccaaaacaaataaaaatatcacaaaatgtcatcataatatatgcacaaactctaccGAACTGTTTccgctgggaagcatgcggatgccTTAAGGCTGCCTTGGTGAAGTCagggtttttctggatcaaaatgtggcttaggtggtgggtgtgGCGGGGCCGTGGCAGTGGGCATGGCCAATGGCGTGCTCACTGACCGAATATATTAAAGGCCCTCTTGGCTGCGAAGACAACATTTTGCTGTTGAAGCTAATTTACTACAATTCcacaaattttgccatggggcggagagcaGAAATTgctgataaaaatatatatatgcaattataaacattttgccatgacttatgctaTGTTATTATGCTATCTGACTGACTCAAacgttataacaaaatcaatgacaaAAACACTCCTGAATGCATCATTTTTAGAATTTTTGATTCTCCCTGACTATAGCTTTTATTTTGTTGATTGTTACTTCacaaagatgatcttatttaaaaatgtatagggCCATTATCTTTGACATACAATAtatggttttagtcatttaagctTTTTTTTCATCCCAGAAAAAAATATCCTAAAAAACACTTAGGCGGTCCGCCCAAGAATTTTCTATGCAGAAAAAACCCTAGTGAAGTGTATTTTTTCGGTTTGTGTCAAGGGAGGAACTCACAGATAATGTCCTCATAAATGTTGTCGTCAGAGAAGGCGTGGTATAGACTGGAGCGCTTGGCCTCACTTCCCAGTGTGTCCTGCTGAGCTGTCAACCGCACCACATCCTCAAACTCAAAGGACTTCctgtgaagagggagggagaggggacatGAGACGGGGCCAGTCAGCATGCTATTGTTCAATGTATTGTCCGCTTACGTTCAGCAAAAGGGTCTCGGCATTGGAAGGGTTTTCGCAAGTTGATAGTGAAGATGATAAAGGCCGTAGGAAGGCGAGTCAGGGAGGAAGTAAAGCTGAGAAAAACGGTGTAAAATAGACGCAAGGAGAACTTTGAGAAAAATATATTGAACGCGTGAATAATAGTTAAGGTCAATACGGAGAGTGTGCGCAGGAGACAGCAGGAAAGAGATACAAGAGTAGGCCTAATAGATTGATTgagaaaaaatgtattcaatttgggAAATTCGTGAAATTTAGGCCTTACCCTGGCCTTTGTTAAAGACACTACAACACTGAGTCTGTAGATGTTACAAAGCCAGGTTTCATTTGAAACCTTACTGTGTGCTCGTGTGGAATTGCCCCCATAAAGAGACTGCGTTAGTGGAATACAACAATCAAggccagtgtgtgttgtgttatgttatgttgtgtgcgtgtgttttgtttgtgtgtgttaaaacAACCAAATGTGACCCCTGGACCGTTGGATGCTGTGGAAGTAAGCCATATCCAGACAATGGTCTGCAATGCTGCCAAAGATCATGTGACATCACACCTGGAGGCCGCCCAAATGCTTGACTCTGATCCTTCTCTCATGCAAACTGTGCCTCTAAAATACTCTCGTTCTCCTTCTTTCAGACTTAACATAAAACAATGCTACCTTTAGAACTAAGGACACTGTATGAGAGAGAGCACAATAGCTTAGGACAGAGAAAGACTTTCACCCCAAGTAATTGTTAACCTGGTTGtttgaaatacaaaaacatgttttcctttGACTAAAGCCATTGCGAAAGGAAAATGCCAAAACTTTTCTATGTTTAAAATGGCAAACTAAAGACCTCCTCTATTCTACTCTGGCATAACTCACGCCCACTGATCTTTTAGATTTAGCCTTGTGGTGTCAGTATCATGATCTTACCTGCTATTTTTGTGTCTGGAAAACCCATTGCCACGGCTGACAGGACACAGGGGTGGTGGGAAGCTAGGTGGGTGGGTTATGCCACTGCTCTTGGTGTTGGATTGGTTGGCAGATGGAGTCCTGCTATTCCATTGGACCCAGTGTGTTAGGGTGCTGTCTGCTCCTTGATACTGAAACGTCCGTTGTGGTTTCAGTGGAGGGTGAGTCACTGGACCCACAGAACTCTGAGGCTCTGCTGAGGTATTTCTTCCCTTCTCCCAGAACAACTCGTCTCCCTCCAGCCTCCGCCAGAAGCCCCTTGAGGTATAGAAATTCCCTGGGGGCAGGCTCTCTCTATGGTCATCCACTGACAGAGGTAGGTGTTTGGTCAACTTAACTTCCAACACACCACCCACCTTCAGTTCACCATTGGTGGCGATCATCCTATCtaattggaaaatgtttgtagtgTCTGTTGTAAGAGATTGCAAAGGCGCTATAAATGGCTTGGACTCTGGTATTGCAGTTGAAGTCTTACTGAAACAGGAGTGATTCTGAGGGGGATCAAACTTTCTGCTGACGCCTGTGTGTATGCCCTGTGCTTGTAGGTTTTCCCTGAAATCTAAACCCAGGCTTTTAGCTTTGCCGTGAGGTCCGCCTCTCCTACTGTCACTACATACTCCGTTATCCAGGACATCCCCAGAAAGTGATTGGGATACAACTGGTGCATGAGCTTTGACCCTATCGGCCTTCCCACTGCTGTCTGGTTGACAGAGGCCTTCCCACTGAGAGATCTTCTGCTTGATGTTGAGGCCTGGTTTGTGGGTTAGAGGCCTCCCTGGGTCGTATGTTAGAAGCCTCCCTGGGTCATTGGTTAGAGTCCTCTCTGGCTCCTGGGTTAGAGGCCTCCCTAGGTCCTGGGTTAGAGGCCTCCCTGAAGGTGGTGCCTGCCAGGCCACATTAGCCTGGCCCCGTCCACCTCTCCCCTGCTCTAGGCCCAAAGCCAGCATGGTGATAGGGGGCACACTGCCAGCTTACCCTCACTGCATGGTTGTTGGAGGCATGAGGGCCCTTCCGGTGTACAGACAGACACTGTTAAACACAGTGAGTCTGTCCTGCGACTAGTTTAGCCACAGTAGCCTATGGAAGGCAATGAGTTTTACAGGGGTCTGTGTTCTATCCTTTTCTTTTTAAACCACTCTTCCTTTAAACAGAGTCTGCTCTTTTCCGTCCTTTCCTCTTAAAGAAACACCTGCAAAGCAAAGGACACAAAAGTTACTCATCCATTAACGCTTCAAAACAAGTTAAAACAACACTCCGAAGAGAAAGCAAAGAGAAACCTGTCGAAGAGAATGTACAATCTAGTGAGAAGGACAACACTATTTCAACAGCACACTCCTGATGTAGTGGAAGGCGTACGGGATGTGTTTGGCCGGAGGAAGCTGGAGAGGATAGGCTCCTGTCAAGGTCAGTAGCCAAAAATAAAACCCGGAGGAGAAAAGAAGGCAACGGCAGGAACAAGGCGCTGGAGCTTTTAGCAGCCAGAGgggtgtctgtcagtcagtcagtcagtctgggaGCCACCACAACCGCCCCGCCCCCTCGGGGAGTTGGCTGTCCCTCTGTCCCATCCTTAACCACCGCTGTCCCATTACAGAACACCATGATAGATTAAAACATTTAATCTAATTTACTCTTATCTCAAACATCTCTTTCAGTGGATGAGGAAGGACAGATATTTCAAGTATGCTTATGCCGACTTCAGCACATCTAGGCCTTAAAGCCGTGAAAACATTAACTGAAGATAGGAGCAATGACGCACAAAGGGCCTGTGACAAACAATTAAGATCAATTATTGATGGATTCCGGTTAATCCATATCACAACCACAGTAATGTTGTATTACTGTAAAATGTGTTATATATTGCTATTCCTATTTGATAGGAACAGACAATTGAAACATTGACATTGAGTCCTTTACAGTGAATTGCTCCATATTGGGTTTAGCTTGTGCACCTGAACAGTTTGGCATGCAATACTCATATTCATGATCTTGCACAGCCCCCTCATTGTATGTACCATCCGAACTGTTTGGTGAGGCCCAAGTCCCTATGTGAAATCTTCCCTAAATATATTCAGACTCCTGTTCCGGGCAGATTCCTTTCCAATTTAGTTACTGTACTCTGTTTGCTGGAAGCAAAGTTCTTGGACACGTTGCACATTTTTTTGAAAGCTGAAAGCATTTAGAGAAGGGAGAcatggtgaaattccacagtgctGCTCATGATAATAATATTTCTGTGCTGCATTCCAGCAGAGCTAGGAGGAGGCTAGGGAATCAATTTGACCAGAGACAGTCGTCATTCAGGCTCCGCAAATTATGCCTTTTGTTTGGTTTGACATAAATCTAATGTATGTAGTGTACTCACAGCCGGGACATCCTACACTGAAAACTGTGTGTTATACAGGAAGGCCTATCCTACATTtcctgagaggaaggaagaaagCATCAACCGACTGTCCATAATTATGGTTAGGAGACTTGCACCCAGTTAGAAGCTTTGGTTTCAGTATTGTTTACCAGCTATAATTAGAATTTGAATAGTCATGAAGGATGGTCAGGTTGTCATTCCAGGGTACCTTTGAACTTGTAGTGTCACCCCAGTAGAATCCAAACAGGGATCATCAAGACCCAAACCTACCAAGATAAAACCTAATTGCACCTTCAAAACAACCACAGCTAAACCTCCCTCTCCAAGAATTGCTCCATGACTGAACTTGGGGTGGGGTACCAGAGAAAGGGTAAGGAGTCTGGTTTCTCTTAAACAGCAAATGCAGCTTCTATTAGGTAATGTGGAATCTATTTTCCTTCTCATACTGgacagaggggtatactacaaagcaggatcaatgggTTAGCCATCTAACTTTGATGAACAATCAGAAACTACTattgattttctggttcattaagaaagctaaacttaGATGCGTTTTTGGTTGAGTCAATGAGACCATGACCATTTAATGATTATATTTCCAAAAAATTAAGTTATTTCAGaacatttaggcaagttagctggctaacttatAGAACAAAAGCCGACAGATGGCAATATTGAGTCGTTTATCTTACCATCCAAATGCATTTTACGCAGCCGGCAATACATTATCCACTCAGGATGCATCGGCTTCGATGTCTTCAACTTTAATGGCGAAAAGAAATGAAAGAAAATTGGAAAATGTgtttatgaaacaccattttccaccaTCATGCTAGAGTGGCTAAATGCTAATCCCGGATGGTGTGTATCgcattcagccaatcaggttgcagcagtcGGTTTTTTCAGCCCAAACCTAAAGCAGCGTTGTttcgcattagtggaaaccagACTGTACTCAGGGCAGGTCTGCCggtttcatagcaggttaggagaatttacgcagcaggttaggagaagtAACATGGCAGAATAGAATAATtacgttaaggttaggaaaaggtttAGATAAAATGCTAAAAGTGTTCCAGACGAGACACAaactagagaggaagagagatgcccAACTCAGCTGAAAATCTGTCTCCATCCAGCAGCTGTTGTTTTTCTTCCATTTCACCCGCTGCGCTCcggagtggtgcagcagtctaaggcactgtatctcagtgcaagaggcatcactgcagtccctggtttgagtccaggctgcatcacatccggccgtgattgggagtcccatagggcagcgcacaattggcccagcgtcgtgtggatttggccggggtaggccgtcattgtaaataagaatttgttaaataaaggttacttttttttttaagaaaatagtttttgtatggaggtcaattaatggctttttttctacatgaggtttatttgatctaatataagtttcgtaatgcttaagttgttacaaGTGTTCCtcatataagtaggacacgtgacatcccggcaactttgagaaaaaacactttatattggaGTTGTCTTGAGATGGCTATGTTAAAGAGGCGACAACCAATAGACACAGAGAAAAGGTGTGTGAGAGCCAAACGCTTGCTGCATGAGTGTACCAAACTGCAGACTAAGAATGGAATCCTTGACAGAAAGGTTGGTTAGTCATCACTAGAACATTCAAGGCCACTGTGTTGAAACACCTACATAATGACATGGGGCATGTGAGTGCAGATAAGGTTACTCACCTGGCGAGAGAGCAATTTAATTGGCCATTTATTCAACAAGAAGTTGAGGACTATGTCACAAAGAAATGTAGTTGCATCAAGCAAAAAATACCAAATGTGCCACGGAAAGCTCCAATGGGCAAGCTCACATCAATTGCTCCCTTTGAGTTGGTCTCAAAATACtgttctacgtgtgtgtgtgtgggggggtgaatACATCTTAGTATCAGTCGATAATTTCACAAGGTTTACACAGACCTACGCCACCCGCAACAAGTCTGCAAAGACAGCAACAGAGAAAATCGGATATCCTCAAGAGGCGCCACCACGATCAAGGCTGGGGCTTTGAAAACAAACTCTTTGGAAGCCTTCAGGAGCTGGCAGGGGTCGGCCACTCCCGCACAACGCTAGATCCTCCTCAGGGAAACCTAGTGGAACAGATTAATCGTACGCTGCTACAGATGCTTCGCACTCTTCCTGAAGAAAATGAATCACAATGGAAAGACCACTTACCTCATATCGTACATACATACAACTGCACTCGTAACGAAGCAACAGGCTTCTCACCACACTTCCTTCTCTTTGGCCAGCCACCTCGCCTATCCATTGACCGGTTGTTTGGCCTCAATCAGACTGATGAACAGGTGTCACACCCAGTCTATGCTCAGAACTGGGCCACCAAAATGTAGGAAGCTTACCGAGTTACATCTGAAACAGTCAAAAGTTCTCGGCTAAAAGCACAAGACACTACGACCATGGTGCAAAGGCAGTGGCCCTCCAACCTGGAGACCGAATCTTGGTGAAAAATatgtcagagagaggaggaccgGGCAAATTGCAGGCCTACTGGGAAGCAGGGTGGAAGGACCAGTCTACAAGGTGGAAAAGGAGAATGGTGCCAAGGGCATCAGAGTGCTCCATCGCAACATGTTGATGTTAATAAATGACCTACCTGTGGAACATGAGACCTTGGAAGAGAGGAAATAGCCTGCTTGAAAAAGAACGTCAAACACAGAACATGGAGGAGATGGGGATGAAACTTCAGCAGACTGATGAGGAAGCCATCTGGTCCCAAGGAGTTAACCCAGTTGCAAGCACAGAAcacccaagacctcagacaaaaatcACTGACAGAAGAGGTCTATGCGTTTCATCCCCGTTTTCAGGATACAGAAGGTAGTCAGGATGAGAACATGGAGCAAGAATCAGAGATCCTAGAAGAACCAAACAATGAGGATGGGGTCAATGCCAAAGGGAGAGAAGATCATGTTGAAAGGAGATATGATGCTCCTGAAACTCAAGACAATGAGACAAAAAGacaatctgccacgctgatcctcaacactggagctccacatgggtgcgtgctcagtcccctcctgtactccctgttcacccacgactgcatagccaggcacgactccaacaccatcattaagtttgcagacgacacaacagtggtaggtctgatcaccgacaacaacgagacagcctacagggaggtcagagacctggccgggtggcgcctgaataacaacctatccctcaacgtaaccaagactaaggagatgattgtggactacaggaaaaggaggaccgagcatgcccccattctcatcgacggggctgtagtggagcaggttgagagcttcaagttccttggtgtccacatcaacaacaaactagaatggtccaaacacactaagacagttgtgaagagggcacgacaaagcctattcctcctcaggaaactaaaaagatttggaatgggtcctgagatcctcaaaaggttctacagctgcaacatcgagagcatcctgactggttgcatcactgcctggtacggcaattgctcgccgtacagcccagtacatcactggggctaagctgcctgccatccaggacctctataccaggcggtgtcagaggaaggccctaaaaatagtctaagaccccagccaccccagtcatagactgttctctctactaccgcatggcaagcggtaccggagtgctaagtctaggacaaaaaggcttctcaacagtttttattcccaagccataagactcctgaacaggtaatcaaatggctacccggactattgcattgtgtgcccccc
This window contains:
- the LOC111976932 gene encoding DENN domain-containing protein 2C-like, with the protein product MLALGLEQGRGGRGQANVAWQAPPSGRPLTQDLGRPLTQEPERTLTNDPGRLLTYDPGRPLTHKPGLNIKQKISQWEGLCQPDSSGKADRVKAHAPVVSQSLSGDVLDNGVCSDSRRGGPHGKAKSLGLDFRENLQAQGIHTGVSRKFDPPQNHSCFSKTSTAIPESKPFIAPLQSLTTDTTNIFQLDRMIATNGELKVGGVLEVKLTKHLPLSVDDHRESLPPGNFYTSRGFWRRLEGDELFWEKGRNTSAEPQSSVGPVTHPPLKPQRTFQYQGADSTLTHWVQWNSRTPSANQSNTKSSGITHPPSFPPPLCPVSRGNGFSRHKNSRKSFEFEDVVRLTAQQDTLGSEAKRSSLYHAFSDDNIYEDIISEPLIRDNTYEDVKPSPSMCLPIGRPRPWTMAQRQNPLTPKLPPKPLTLRVERKDSLAATQPSPTEAPPRPALPKRPTTIHKTHRLPQYVNKIHVIFDTKRGKKRVKSQGGSAREETSGTESDPEDNTKGGSRRSVYVQSTLKRRPGYRTLEKDLIQLQQQQLFQFFVVVSLRKSFSGNTYIPEITQQFPNKFEKSSRHSREADDRLKAIPMFCFPDSQDWRPSGDLHSETFSFVLTGEDGSRWFCYCRKILPSGKGKRLPEVHCIVSRLGCFNLFAKILEEVERRREICPALVSPFMRSVMEAPFPAPGRTITLRSFLPGTGNEVLTLCRPVDSRLEHVDFESLLQCLSVGRLLQVFASLLLERRVIFIADKLSVLSRCGHAALALLYPFTWQHTFVPVLPASMLDISCSPTPFLMGALAPCLPELLELPIEEVLIVDLCTDNFVKQLGDEDCILPSKLQAALLEILEEREQILRQDGDCTGGQQCGLSSLVSEAFVHFFVELVGHYSLHMGESSASRAWELQRESFRKSHPSRGARQFLQLFMDTQMFAGFIHGKELRKGGGKGLFEFRAAEYLSSNPEPESSGFLKGLKGLGMKFLPKK